From Halobacterium sp. R2-5, the proteins below share one genomic window:
- a CDS encoding fe2+ transport protein, which translates to MRRRRFLALGSLASTALLAGCASDATDDATTEPPATTEPTQTTAEKPDGVYVQSFEERMAMQGTTTVDDYTVALLFTVPHTFWTLTNEDVSKTAKSPEDDVHLMAVVWDDETDTVLPAAAVSVELERGEFLAQEVLYPMLSQPMGSHYGDNFSLDGDGTYTATVSIGATAPRKTGAFEGRFDSVETAEMTVEFTEETRARVGSSPIEQAGEPGALAPRETSYPKSFAPARDDLPGAVRGTAAIDDAYFVVTDLASAERVGSPEDAYLAVSARTRYNGYELSAMALDATLERDGETVYDGTLSRTLSPDLGLHLGAAVPSVEDGDDLTLSVRQPPQVGRHEGYETAFLDTESVTLTL; encoded by the coding sequence ATGCGCCGCCGACGGTTCCTCGCGCTCGGGTCGCTCGCCTCCACCGCCCTCCTCGCCGGCTGCGCGAGCGACGCCACCGACGACGCCACGACCGAACCGCCAGCGACGACCGAACCGACGCAGACGACGGCCGAGAAGCCCGACGGCGTCTACGTGCAGTCCTTCGAGGAGCGGATGGCGATGCAGGGGACGACGACCGTCGACGACTACACGGTCGCGTTGCTGTTCACGGTGCCGCACACGTTCTGGACGCTGACCAACGAGGACGTCTCGAAGACCGCGAAGAGCCCGGAGGACGACGTCCATCTGATGGCGGTCGTCTGGGACGACGAGACGGACACCGTGCTGCCGGCTGCGGCCGTCTCCGTGGAGCTAGAGCGCGGCGAGTTCCTCGCGCAGGAAGTGCTCTACCCGATGCTCTCCCAGCCGATGGGCTCGCACTACGGAGACAACTTCAGCCTCGACGGCGACGGCACGTACACCGCGACCGTCTCCATCGGCGCCACCGCCCCCCGCAAGACGGGCGCCTTCGAGGGGCGCTTCGACAGCGTCGAGACCGCCGAGATGACCGTGGAGTTCACCGAGGAGACGCGGGCGCGGGTCGGCTCCTCGCCGATCGAGCAGGCCGGCGAACCGGGCGCGCTCGCGCCGCGCGAGACCAGCTACCCGAAGTCGTTCGCGCCCGCTCGCGACGACCTCCCGGGGGCGGTACGCGGCACCGCAGCCATCGACGACGCCTACTTCGTCGTCACCGACCTCGCGTCCGCGGAGCGCGTCGGGAGCCCCGAGGACGCGTACCTCGCGGTGTCGGCGCGCACGCGGTACAACGGCTACGAGCTCTCGGCGATGGCGCTGGACGCGACGCTCGAACGCGACGGCGAGACGGTCTACGACGGGACGCTGTCGCGCACGCTCAGCCCGGACCTCGGCCTCCACCTCGGTGCCGCGGTGCCGAGCGTCGAGGACGGCGACGACCTCACGCTCTCGGTGCGCCAGCCGCCGCAGGTCGGCCGCCACGAGGGCTACGAGACGGCGTTTCTCGACACCGAGTCCGTGACGCTGACGCTCTAG